The following are encoded together in the Anopheles nili chromosome 3, idAnoNiliSN_F5_01, whole genome shotgun sequence genome:
- the LOC128726692 gene encoding oxidoreductase-like domain-containing protein 1: MNCVLMNLIRNVQMRNRYRPYSSHTNGSDGSIPELPPEPTTCCMSGCQNCVWIQYAADLTKILNDGGDKARDIVLQKISDPSLKMFLKIELQNLQSEKNDPT, translated from the exons ATGAATTGCGTTTTAATGAATTTGATTAGAAACGTTCAAATGAGAAATCGCTATCGCCCTTATTCATCCCATACGAACGGTTCCGATGGCAGTATACCTGAG CTCCCACCTGAACCGACAACATGTTGCATGTCCGGATGCCAGAACTGCGTTTGGATTCAGTACGCTGCGGATCTTACTAAAATTCTAAACGACGGTGGAGACAAAGCACGCGATATCGTATTGCAAAAGATATCGGATCCAAGcttgaaaatgtttttaaagaTCGAACTGCAGAACCTACAATCCGAGAAAAATGATCCTACGTGA
- the LOC128726691 gene encoding 23 kDa integral membrane protein-like isoform X2 has product MALNCGHSTLKYLLFIFNLLCLLCGIALIVAGAISLVKLDELRDISDEYNIVAPSILLIVFGSIVFVISFFGCCGAIRESYCMTSTYSFFLILLVIAQIVIAILVFVFVGDVTIAIKKGFERVFENRDNPVNSDLINTIQQNLECCGKSSFLDYGVNFPQSCCSSGGTAPLCVPFARGCVGRLSEFLDNAGNVVAWVSLGVAAVELFSLISACCLANAIRNQERRYS; this is encoded by the exons TTGTGCGGCATAGCGTTGATTGTGGCCGGTGCTATTTCGCTGGTAAAACTCGATGAGCTGCGTGATATCAGCGATGAGTACAACATCGTCGCTCCGTCCATCCTGCTGATCGTGTTCGGTTCGATCGTGTTCGTCATCTCGTTCTTCGGTTGCTGTGGAGCCATCCGCGAATCGTACTGCATGACCTCGACC TACAGCTTCTTCCTGATCCTGCTCGTGATCGCTCAGATTGTGATTGCCATCCTGGTGTTCGTCTTCGTCGGTGACGTAACCATCGCCATCAAGAAGGGCTTCGAGCGCGTATTTGAGAACCGCGACAACCCGGTCAACTCGGACCTGATCAACACGATCCAGCAGAAC CTGGAATGTTGCGGCAAGAGTAGCTTCCTGGACTATGGCGTCAACTTCCCGCAATCGTGCTGCAGCAGCGGTGGAACTGCCCCACTGTGCGTGCCATTTGCTCGAGGATGCGTGGGTCGTCTGTCCGAATTCCTGGACAATGCCGGTAACGTCGTCGCCTGGGTGTCGCTCGGTGTCGCCGCTGTCGAGCTCTTCAGTCTCATCTCGGCCTGCTGCCTGGCCAACGCCATCCGCAACCAGGAGAGAAG ATACAGCTAA
- the LOC128726691 gene encoding 23 kDa integral membrane protein-like isoform X1, which produces MALNCGHSTLKYLLFIFNLLCLLCGIALIVAGAISLVKLDELRDISDEYNIVAPSILLIVFGSIVFVISFFGCCGAIRESYCMTSTYSFFLILLVIAQIVIAILVFVFVGDVTIAIKKGFERVFENRDNPVNSDLINTIQQNLECCGKSSFLDYGVNFPQSCCSSGGTAPLCVPFARGCVGRLSEFLDNAGNVVAWVSLGVAAVELFSLISACCLANAIRNQERRSGY; this is translated from the exons TTGTGCGGCATAGCGTTGATTGTGGCCGGTGCTATTTCGCTGGTAAAACTCGATGAGCTGCGTGATATCAGCGATGAGTACAACATCGTCGCTCCGTCCATCCTGCTGATCGTGTTCGGTTCGATCGTGTTCGTCATCTCGTTCTTCGGTTGCTGTGGAGCCATCCGCGAATCGTACTGCATGACCTCGACC TACAGCTTCTTCCTGATCCTGCTCGTGATCGCTCAGATTGTGATTGCCATCCTGGTGTTCGTCTTCGTCGGTGACGTAACCATCGCCATCAAGAAGGGCTTCGAGCGCGTATTTGAGAACCGCGACAACCCGGTCAACTCGGACCTGATCAACACGATCCAGCAGAAC CTGGAATGTTGCGGCAAGAGTAGCTTCCTGGACTATGGCGTCAACTTCCCGCAATCGTGCTGCAGCAGCGGTGGAACTGCCCCACTGTGCGTGCCATTTGCTCGAGGATGCGTGGGTCGTCTGTCCGAATTCCTGGACAATGCCGGTAACGTCGTCGCCTGGGTGTCGCTCGGTGTCGCCGCTGTCGAGCTCTTCAGTCTCATCTCGGCCTGCTGCCTGGCCAACGCCATCCGCAACCAGGAGAGAAGGTCTGGTTACTAA